The region AAGAACGGATTAATAAAAGCAATCCAGAGTGTGAACTATGATCTCAAAACCAGATGTAAGCATCAGCATCCTGTGTGGCAGAATCTCCCAATGTGACAGCAATCACAGGAAGAAATATAGTTATGCTGTTAGCATAACTCCTGCAcagtttatctaaaaaaactccTGGAGAGTTGCATCACACAGTAACACGAAAGCACTCAAATTACCAATAATCAAAATACAGAAGAAATATAGTCTCTGAAACCCATCAAAGGTTTTGAAGAATCAACGCTCATTGTCATTGTACTCGAGTAATTTTACATAAGGCTCTTCAAAAGCCAGTTCAACTTGATTCTTTCTCAACATTcaaaatctaataaaaaaaaccttgcaGTAATCTAATTGACAAGTTTTTAGGTTACAATCCGAAAAACATCGCTGATTAAACCTTTGAGTGAACTCCAGAGTCCAGATTTCCAGGGCAATATAAAGTACATTCATAAATAGCAAACAAGCGAAAGCATAAATGTAGAACAGGAGCAACAATGAAAGAACAGTAGGCTCACCGTCAAGTGACTGACAAGGTGCAAGAGTAATGAAAAACTGGCTTCCATTTGTATTTGGACCAGCGTTGGCCATTGACAGAATTCCAGCGCCAGTGTGCTTCAATTCTGGCCTAATCTCATCCTCAAACTTTGATCTGTAAAGATGGCAAGAACACTAATATCAGTAAGGATCCAAACAAAGCCCCAAATAAAGTGCACAGAATATGGACAGGAATAATAAATCTAGCTGCTTTCCCACAAAAGGACACCACAGGAGGCCAAACAACAATGATACCATCCATCGATCGGTACCTAATGCTGATACATACACTATAGGCACTAATTATCTCAACGCCTTAAAATGCAATATTATGCATCATAGTTTGATGGTAATGAGGTAGCAGTCGAGTGCTAAAGTCTGCAACGAAATTTCAACTcagaggaggaaggaaaaCAAGACACATGTCTCACCCGTAGATGGATTCGCCACCTCTGCCGGTGCCAGTGGGATCCCCTCCTTGCACGATGAAATCCTACACCGcagtaaacaaaaaaacaaaaacgaaaacaGTAAAGGAAACCTAATCGAATCAAATGAACCCAAGCAGCAAGGGAGTCGCCggaggaggggaaaaggaGGGACCTTGATGATGCGGTGGAAGATGACGCCGTCGTAGTAGCCGCGGCGGGCGAGCTCGACGAAGTTCCTGCAGGTCTTGGGGGCGTGCTTGTAGTACATCTGCCATGACCGAAGAAAGGGGGAGCATAAGGAAGGAGCAAGAACCTCTGGAATCCGACGAAGctagagagaggaggagatgacCGAGAGATGGCAGCAGAAGTACCTCGATGGTGAAGGCGCCCATGGATGTCTCCAGGGTGACCTCCGGCGTGCCACCATCGGCGCTGCCCCACATCTTGGGCTGTGCAGTGCACGGCGAGgcaagaggcggcggcggcgggcgaggagaccggagaggagggcgagggcgagagGGGTCGTGCCAAAATTGCGACAAGAGTTCGAGGGGTTCTCCACATAAATTcggatatattataaataacaccctcactaattttaaattacatTATCCGTTGACCCTTTTGATTTATACGAAGAAATAAAGGAAATTTATAGGTTTTAAATCCTACAGAAAATTTTCACTTCAAAATTATAGGATCTGAATACTATAGAATTGTTTTCTATGTGTTAGGGATTTAAATCCTATAGAATAAAATCCTTATTTGGTACTTTTAAACGAATTAAAGGATTGTGTCTTCAACGATCCTAAGAAATTTCTAAGCTCAAGACAAGAAGattatggagaaaaattagCACAAAGTCTAACTTCATAGAAACTTTCGTTGAAACTTCCCTTTGAGTCCACCAAGCTCTTTTAATTCATATAAGCCATCGTTATTGTGTATTTcaatcatgttttttatacttatatagtTACATTCGTGTTAAGCCTATACGTTTGTCTGTTTCTACATTTTTCTAATCATGTGTTTCAAAGAGGCTCTTCCGTGTGAAACAAAGAGGACATGATTTGAGAGAAAAGAACCCAATTCTTTTTCTAGATCACCAAAGAGAAAGTTTGAAATGGAAAAGTACTCAACTGGTTGACCTTGCATTCTGGTTcaaaggaaaagggaa is a window of Oryza brachyantha chromosome 8, ObraRS2, whole genome shotgun sequence DNA encoding:
- the LOC102722791 gene encoding peptidyl-prolyl cis-trans isomerase CYP18-2 → MWGSADGGTPEVTLETSMGAFTIEMYYKHAPKTCRNFVELARRGYYDGVIFHRIIKDFIVQGGDPTGTGRGGESIYGSKFEDEIRPELKHTGAGILSMANAGPNTNGSQFFITLAPCQSLDGKHTIFGRVCRGMEIVKRLGSVQTDKSDRPIHEVKILRTVVKD